In Paenibacillus sp. BIC5C1, a genomic segment contains:
- a CDS encoding response regulator transcription factor, with translation MIRIMIAEDQRMLRGALASLLDLEDDFEVIGEAGNGDEALKQIVSLQPDICLMDIEMPVMSGLDVAEFIQQLGLPCRIIILTTFARPGFLERAIQAGVQGYLLKDEPSDRLAGAIRRVMNGGREVSPELVFGAAKETNPLTEREKEVLKLAATGMNANHIAASLHLSYGTVRNYLSEAFNKLDAKNRMEAVSIAEQKGWL, from the coding sequence ATGATTCGTATTATGATTGCTGAAGATCAACGAATGCTGAGAGGTGCACTTGCCTCACTTTTAGACCTTGAAGATGATTTTGAGGTCATCGGTGAAGCAGGTAATGGAGACGAAGCTCTGAAGCAGATTGTTTCCCTCCAGCCGGATATATGTCTTATGGATATTGAGATGCCTGTGATGAGCGGCCTGGACGTAGCGGAATTCATACAACAACTCGGACTGCCCTGTCGTATTATTATCCTCACTACCTTTGCCCGTCCGGGATTCCTGGAGCGTGCCATCCAGGCCGGAGTACAAGGATATTTGCTAAAGGACGAGCCGAGCGATCGTTTGGCAGGAGCTATTCGTCGGGTCATGAATGGTGGACGAGAGGTTTCCCCAGAGCTCGTTTTCGGTGCCGCCAAAGAAACGAATCCGTTAACTGAACGTGAGAAAGAAGTGCTTAAGCTCGCAGCCACTGGTATGAATGCGAATCATATCGCTGCCTCGCTTCATCTTTCCTATGGTACTGTGCGCAACTACCTGTCTGAAGCTTTTAATAAGCTTGATGCCAAGAACCGTATGGAGGCCGTCAGCATTGCAGAGCAGAAAGGATGGTTGTAG
- a CDS encoding sensor histidine kinase, whose product MLQHFELFPKRYGFYPYIWMIYLAMPIYYLWNAQGHEWYIGVTSFIVFILTYRQLYMTSGTSLFSYWLSLQMLCVLVLSLVIDPNMFFLGFFTANFIGWYTEKRQFRMFLVIFAIVQTIPIALKIQYLSAYQLMFFAPFYLIMLASPFGIRSMLDRQKLEAQLDEAQQHIKELIKREERMRIARDLHDTMGHTLSLITLKSELVTKLIVKNPERALQEAREIERTSRAALREVRQLVSDMRAISMVDALADAKEMLKSADIELQLIGEQRPFHDVPDLTQNMASLCLLEAVTNIVKHSKATCCVIKLERTHEGISIRVKDNGNGISPDDHQGNGLKGMSERLNLIDGSLQISSDSGGTDLVLSFPLIATEHQGGIRA is encoded by the coding sequence ATGCTTCAGCATTTCGAGCTTTTCCCTAAGCGATATGGCTTTTACCCGTATATATGGATGATCTACCTGGCTATGCCAATCTATTATTTGTGGAACGCACAGGGACATGAGTGGTACATCGGCGTAACCTCCTTCATCGTATTTATCCTGACTTATCGGCAGCTCTACATGACATCAGGTACCTCACTCTTTTCCTACTGGCTAAGCCTACAGATGCTTTGCGTTCTGGTACTAAGCCTGGTGATCGATCCTAATATGTTTTTCCTCGGATTTTTCACAGCCAATTTTATCGGATGGTACACGGAGAAACGTCAGTTCAGAATGTTTTTGGTCATATTCGCCATTGTCCAGACCATCCCAATTGCTTTAAAAATTCAATACCTTAGCGCTTATCAACTCATGTTTTTTGCACCATTTTATCTCATTATGCTTGCTTCACCCTTCGGGATCCGTTCCATGCTGGATCGACAAAAACTGGAGGCCCAGCTGGATGAAGCCCAGCAGCATATCAAGGAATTAATCAAACGTGAAGAGCGAATGCGAATTGCCAGGGATCTGCATGATACCATGGGACATACGCTCTCTCTGATCACACTGAAGAGTGAGCTGGTTACCAAACTCATTGTCAAAAATCCAGAACGGGCCCTACAGGAAGCACGTGAGATTGAGCGTACCTCCCGCGCAGCTTTGCGGGAAGTACGCCAGCTCGTCTCTGACATGCGGGCAATCAGCATGGTTGATGCACTTGCCGATGCCAAAGAAATGTTGAAGAGTGCTGATATCGAGCTTCAATTAATAGGAGAACAGCGCCCATTTCATGATGTTCCCGATCTAACCCAGAACATGGCGAGCCTCTGCCTGCTTGAAGCCGTAACGAATATTGTAAAACACAGCAAAGCCACCTGCTGTGTAATTAAGCTGGAACGAACTCATGAAGGCATAAGCATAAGGGTTAAAGATAACGGTAATGGTATTAGTCCAGATGATCATCAAGGCAATGGCCTAAAAGGCATGTCTGAACGACTGAACCTTATCGACGGCTCCCTCCAGATATCCTCAGACTCTGGAGGAACCGATCTTGTTTTGTCTTTTCCCCTGATCGCCACTGAACACCAAGGAGGAATTCGAGCATGA
- a CDS encoding ABC transporter permease, translated as MLMLLAQSRVEMLRMSRNVYFIFWSLMMPVAFYFLYTRIFTTGTTDSEQWNAHYLMSMTCFSIMGSSIMTLGIRLVQERAQGWVAYLQVTPLPYSIYFGGKMVGQTIMHLFSIIVIFTAGFLINGVSLPPAQWIGSALWILAGSLPFLALGTCIGTFRRVDTASGLSNALYLSLALLGGMWMPLDIMPSWLRQIGNWLPSHSFGNGAWVIIAGGVPALRDILLLAAYLVGFMLLSTYIRNKQREA; from the coding sequence ATGTTGATGCTTCTCGCCCAATCCCGTGTTGAAATGCTCCGCATGTCCCGCAATGTCTACTTTATTTTCTGGTCCTTGATGATGCCCGTCGCCTTCTATTTTCTTTATACACGCATATTCACTACAGGAACAACAGATTCTGAACAATGGAATGCCCACTACTTGATGTCTATGACCTGCTTCAGCATCATGGGATCCTCGATCATGACACTCGGTATCCGACTTGTCCAAGAAAGGGCACAGGGCTGGGTCGCTTACCTGCAAGTGACTCCGTTACCCTACTCGATTTATTTTGGAGGCAAAATGGTAGGACAAACGATAATGCACCTGTTTTCCATCATCGTCATCTTTACAGCCGGATTCCTGATTAATGGTGTATCACTTCCTCCTGCTCAATGGATCGGCTCCGCCCTTTGGATTCTGGCTGGTTCTCTCCCCTTTCTTGCACTTGGTACCTGTATAGGAACATTCCGACGGGTGGACACCGCCAGTGGATTGAGCAACGCTCTCTATCTGTCTCTGGCCTTGCTGGGCGGGATGTGGATGCCTCTTGACATTATGCCGAGCTGGCTACGACAGATCGGCAACTGGCTGCCCTCCCATAGCTTTGGAAATGGAGCGTGGGTTATTATAGCCGGAGGCGTGCCTGCCCTGCGAGATATCCTACTTTTGGCAGCATATCTGGTTGGATTTATGTTACTATCCACATATATCCGTAACAAACAAAGGGAGGCGTAA
- a CDS encoding ABC transporter ATP-binding protein yields the protein MSSPVIKLEQVCKRYGNKEVVNNISLEINRGSVVAILGPNGAGKTTTMKMMLGLSTATSGLVTVLGQKPNHKQVRQKTGVMLQDVSVMDGLTVREIIRMVRSYYPAPLHADHIEELTGLPPADLNKRAEKLSGGQKRSLNFALAMAGNPDILFFDEPTVGLDAETRRHFWERVRQLAQEGKTVIFTTHYLHEADEAADRIILFNRGTIVADGTPGNIKAGITIRTISFLITHSMFANDDVSNTEMAAEADVSAQIEDLPDVDGIEYHKDRCILHTKNTDVLLRHLIERRIPVSDIRIETGQLDDAYANLMDTVKEEN from the coding sequence ATGAGCTCACCCGTTATAAAGCTTGAACAGGTATGCAAAAGGTACGGCAACAAAGAAGTTGTCAACAATATCTCCTTAGAGATCAACCGTGGTTCGGTTGTTGCGATCCTTGGCCCGAATGGCGCCGGCAAAACAACAACCATGAAAATGATGCTCGGCCTGTCCACAGCTACATCAGGACTTGTGACTGTGCTGGGCCAGAAACCGAATCACAAACAGGTTCGACAGAAGACTGGTGTCATGCTGCAGGATGTGAGCGTAATGGATGGGCTTACCGTTCGAGAGATTATACGCATGGTACGCAGCTATTATCCCGCACCGCTTCATGCAGATCATATCGAAGAACTGACGGGACTCCCTCCAGCCGACTTGAACAAAAGAGCAGAGAAACTTTCTGGCGGACAAAAGCGCAGCCTGAATTTTGCCCTAGCCATGGCAGGTAATCCCGACATTTTATTTTTTGATGAGCCTACAGTCGGACTGGATGCCGAAACAAGAAGACATTTCTGGGAACGAGTCCGCCAACTGGCACAGGAGGGCAAAACCGTAATCTTCACAACGCACTACCTCCATGAAGCAGATGAAGCAGCGGATCGAATCATTCTCTTTAACCGAGGTACCATTGTTGCAGACGGAACACCTGGGAATATCAAGGCCGGGATCACCATACGAACGATTTCCTTTTTAATTACGCATAGCATGTTTGCCAATGATGACGTATCCAACACGGAGATGGCAGCCGAAGCCGATGTCAGTGCACAAATTGAAGATTTGCCTGATGTCGATGGGATCGAGTATCACAAAGATCGTTGCATTCTGCACACCAAAAATACGGATGTGCTGCTCCGTCACCTCATTGAACGCCGGATTCCCGTTAGCGACATTCGAATTGAAACCGGACAACTGGACGACGCCTATGCAAACCTGATGGACACCGTGAAGGAGGAAAATTAA
- a CDS encoding ROK family glucokinase codes for MSEKIYVGVDLGGTAIKVGICDEHGQLMHTYEGPTEVDKGVDTVIANIEKYVRHIVAESPYSWEQLEGVGAGVAGFTNVREGIIVLAPNIGFRNVAIRSILEERLGKPVKIDNDANVAALGEAWAGAGKGVDNCVCYTLGTGVGGGLILNGKIYQGFSGMAGELGHVSVVPDLEAIQCGCGKMGCVETVSSATGIIRMAKDAVERGDHTSLALVDKIAAKEVFDAAKAGDEVALRIVNRAAFYLGKSMAAVAAVINPEMFIIGGGVSKAGNILFDEVRTVFAKLTPEPLQEGVKILEATLGNNAGIVGAAGLLLRS; via the coding sequence ATGTCTGAGAAAATCTACGTTGGGGTCGATCTCGGCGGAACAGCAATCAAGGTCGGTATATGTGATGAACACGGTCAGCTTATGCATACGTATGAAGGACCGACTGAAGTGGATAAGGGCGTTGACACGGTCATTGCCAACATCGAAAAGTATGTCCGTCATATCGTTGCCGAATCGCCTTACAGCTGGGAACAGCTTGAAGGTGTGGGAGCAGGAGTGGCTGGGTTCACCAATGTACGCGAGGGAATTATCGTTCTTGCCCCTAACATTGGATTTCGGAATGTAGCCATTCGTTCGATTTTGGAAGAACGTCTGGGCAAGCCAGTCAAAATAGATAACGATGCAAACGTGGCTGCACTGGGCGAAGCTTGGGCAGGTGCTGGCAAGGGCGTGGACAACTGTGTATGCTATACGCTTGGTACAGGCGTTGGTGGCGGACTGATCTTGAACGGCAAGATCTATCAAGGTTTCTCCGGTATGGCTGGTGAGCTTGGTCATGTCAGTGTTGTTCCTGATCTGGAGGCCATTCAGTGCGGATGTGGCAAAATGGGATGCGTGGAAACCGTATCTTCAGCTACCGGAATTATTCGTATGGCCAAAGACGCTGTAGAGCGTGGAGACCATACATCACTGGCACTCGTCGACAAGATTGCAGCTAAAGAAGTATTTGATGCAGCTAAAGCGGGCGATGAAGTTGCTCTGCGTATCGTCAATCGTGCAGCGTTCTATCTGGGCAAATCGATGGCGGCTGTAGCGGCTGTGATTAACCCGGAGATGTTCATTATCGGTGGCGGTGTATCCAAAGCGGGTAATATTTTGTTTGATGAAGTACGGACTGTATTTGCGAAACTGACACCTGAACCGCTGCAAGAAGGGGTTAAAATTCTTGAAGCAACGCTTGGCAACAATGCAGGTATTGTTGGCGCGGCTGGTCTTCTCTTGCGTTCCTAG
- the rapZ gene encoding RNase adapter RapZ: MLEGEVSPGTGATLIIITGMSGAGKTIAVQSLEDLGFFCVDNLPPVLIPKFAELIEQSNGKIGKVALVIDLRGREFFTALSESLNYIKDHFTIHCEILFLDATDSVLVQRYKESRRRHPLAPEGMPLDGIRLERKMLEELKNSATQVLNTSTMKPAQLKERIISRFSHLESHMLSVNITSFGFKYGIPIDADLVFDVRFLPNPHYIEHLRPNTGQNSDVYEYVMKWPETQAFLTKLLDMLHFLIPQYRKEGKSQVIIGIGCTGGKHRSVAISEYLGKMLGSSETEAVTVSHRDADRDRH; encoded by the coding sequence ATGCTTGAAGGTGAAGTTTCACCGGGCACAGGCGCCACGCTCATTATCATTACGGGCATGTCCGGAGCAGGCAAGACGATTGCAGTACAAAGCCTGGAGGATCTTGGTTTCTTCTGTGTGGATAATCTGCCACCGGTATTGATTCCAAAATTTGCGGAGTTGATTGAGCAATCGAACGGCAAAATTGGCAAGGTTGCACTGGTTATCGACCTTCGCGGTCGTGAGTTCTTTACGGCTTTGTCCGAGTCACTGAACTATATTAAAGATCATTTTACCATTCATTGTGAAATTCTATTCCTGGACGCGACAGACTCTGTATTAGTCCAGCGCTATAAGGAGAGCAGGCGCAGACATCCACTGGCTCCTGAGGGCATGCCGCTTGATGGTATCCGGCTGGAACGTAAGATGCTGGAGGAACTCAAAAATTCCGCCACTCAGGTACTGAATACCAGTACGATGAAGCCTGCTCAACTGAAAGAGCGTATTATATCCCGCTTTTCTCATCTGGAAAGCCATATGCTGTCGGTAAATATTACGTCGTTTGGGTTCAAATACGGTATTCCGATTGATGCGGATCTGGTGTTTGACGTTCGTTTCTTGCCAAATCCGCATTATATTGAACATTTACGTCCGAATACGGGACAGAATAGTGATGTATACGAATATGTTATGAAATGGCCGGAGACGCAGGCGTTTCTGACCAAGCTGCTGGATATGCTGCATTTTCTGATTCCGCAATACCGGAAGGAAGGCAAAAGCCAGGTTATTATTGGAATCGGCTGTACCGGAGGCAAGCATCGTTCGGTAGCAATATCGGAATATTTGGGCAAAATGTTGGGAAGCAGCGAAACTGAGGCTGTCACCGTGAGCCATCGCGACGCCGACCGGGACCGTCATTGA
- a CDS encoding gluconeogenesis factor YvcK family protein, whose product MKEAGPRRERPRIVVMGGGTGLSVMLRGLKEKPLDITAIVTVADDGGSSGILRNELQMPPPGDIRNVLTALADVEPLLSDMLNYRFNTGAGLAGHSLGNLILAAMTDISGDFVTAVRELSRVFAVRGEVLPAAGQAVILHAEMEDGSIVTGESKIPEAGLRIKRVFLEPDHVEPLPEAVEAIRQADAILIGPGSLYTSILPNLLVPKLAEAVVEADAMKMFICNVMTQPGETDNYTVSDHLKAVHEHVGHQIFDYVIVNNGDIPLQVQNKYAEKGAKPVVLDMDVLKSAGYQVVADTLVLFRTYLRHDADKLSHHIYQLVQNWMLRKR is encoded by the coding sequence ATGAAAGAAGCCGGACCACGAAGAGAACGTCCGAGAATAGTAGTCATGGGCGGCGGAACCGGATTATCCGTGATGCTGCGCGGTTTGAAGGAGAAGCCGCTGGACATCACGGCCATCGTGACGGTGGCGGATGACGGAGGAAGTTCGGGCATCCTGCGTAATGAGTTGCAAATGCCGCCTCCGGGCGACATTCGTAACGTACTCACAGCGCTGGCAGATGTAGAACCGTTGTTGTCGGATATGCTGAATTATCGCTTCAATACAGGCGCGGGGCTTGCAGGCCACAGCCTGGGTAACTTGATTTTGGCTGCAATGACGGATATATCGGGCGACTTCGTGACCGCTGTGCGGGAACTTAGCCGCGTGTTTGCCGTTCGGGGTGAGGTATTGCCCGCAGCCGGGCAGGCCGTTATACTGCATGCAGAGATGGAGGATGGCTCAATTGTTACGGGCGAGTCCAAAATCCCTGAAGCTGGCTTACGGATCAAACGCGTTTTCCTTGAACCGGATCACGTGGAGCCGTTGCCAGAGGCTGTTGAGGCTATTCGTCAGGCAGACGCCATTCTAATTGGGCCTGGTAGTCTCTACACGAGCATTCTGCCCAATCTGCTTGTGCCTAAGCTGGCTGAAGCTGTCGTTGAGGCGGACGCAATGAAGATGTTTATTTGTAATGTGATGACACAGCCGGGAGAGACGGATAATTACACGGTGAGTGACCACCTCAAGGCGGTACATGAACATGTAGGACACCAAATTTTCGACTATGTCATTGTAAATAATGGTGATATTCCGCTGCAGGTGCAGAATAAGTATGCGGAAAAAGGAGCTAAACCGGTTGTGTTGGATATGGATGTGCTGAAGAGTGCCGGCTATCAAGTCGTTGCGGATACACTAGTCCTATTCCGGACTTATCTGCGTCATGATGCCGACAAGCTGAGCCATCACATCTATCAACTTGTACAAAATTGGATGTTACGGAAGAGGTGA
- the whiA gene encoding DNA-binding protein WhiA codes for MSFAAQTKKELTMIESEPCCEKAELSALIRMLGAVQLSNKKVILDISTENAAIARRAYSLLKKHFQVHTELLVRKKMRLKKNNVYIVRIPTMVQEILKDLYIVSEGFLFTPGISGELFNNNCCKRAYLRGAFMAGGSVNNPEGSSYHLEIASMYEEHCQALVDLANEFHLNARCIERKKGFILYIKEGEKIIELLSIIGAHQALFKFEDVRIMRDMRNSVNRIVNCETANLNKTIGAAVRQIDNIRLLQKEVGLESLPEKLREVAEVRLAHPDINLKEVGELLKGTVSKSGVNHRLRKIDELAEKVRTERYG; via the coding sequence ATGTCGTTTGCAGCACAGACCAAAAAAGAACTAACGATGATCGAAAGCGAACCGTGCTGCGAAAAGGCGGAACTTTCAGCCCTCATCCGTATGCTTGGTGCGGTGCAGTTATCGAATAAAAAAGTGATCTTGGATATTTCGACGGAGAATGCCGCCATTGCAAGACGGGCATACTCTCTGCTTAAAAAGCATTTTCAAGTGCATACGGAATTGCTTGTCCGCAAAAAAATGCGGCTGAAAAAGAACAATGTATATATTGTTCGGATTCCAACCATGGTACAGGAGATTTTAAAAGATCTGTACATTGTTTCGGAAGGGTTTTTGTTTACTCCCGGAATCAGTGGGGAGCTGTTCAATAATAACTGCTGTAAACGTGCTTATCTTCGAGGGGCGTTTATGGCGGGAGGATCAGTCAACAATCCCGAGGGTTCATCCTACCATCTGGAGATTGCATCCATGTATGAGGAGCATTGTCAGGCCCTGGTGGATCTGGCGAATGAATTTCATCTCAATGCCCGGTGTATAGAACGTAAAAAAGGATTCATCCTATACATTAAGGAAGGCGAGAAAATCATTGAGCTGCTCAGTATCATTGGTGCACATCAGGCCCTTTTCAAGTTCGAGGATGTGCGTATCATGCGAGATATGCGTAATTCCGTCAACCGAATCGTCAATTGTGAGACGGCGAACCTGAACAAAACGATTGGAGCAGCCGTCAGACAGATCGATAACATCAGACTGCTGCAAAAGGAAGTTGGTTTAGAATCGTTGCCCGAAAAGCTTCGTGAAGTAGCCGAAGTCAGACTCGCCCATCCGGATATTAACTTGAAGGAAGTAGGCGAACTGCTTAAGGGTACAGTCAGCAAGTCCGGAGTGAATCACCGGCTTCGCAAGATTGATGAACTGGCAGAGAAGGTTCGTACCGAGCGTTACGGTTAA
- a CDS encoding HPr family phosphocarrier protein, with amino-acid sequence MTKHPVVVRLKTGLHARPAALFVQEANKYSSEVFVEKDDKKVNAKSIMGIMSLAISTGTEIQISAEGADAEQAVNALVSLVSKEELENQ; translated from the coding sequence ATGACAAAGCACCCGGTAGTTGTCCGTTTGAAAACGGGTCTCCATGCCAGACCTGCGGCACTGTTCGTTCAAGAAGCGAATAAGTACTCATCTGAAGTGTTCGTCGAGAAGGACGACAAAAAAGTAAATGCAAAAAGTATCATGGGGATCATGAGCCTTGCAATCAGTACTGGTACGGAAATCCAGATTAGTGCAGAAGGCGCGGACGCCGAACAGGCTGTAAACGCTTTAGTTAGTCTGGTAAGCAAGGAAGAGCTTGAGAACCAATAA
- a CDS encoding SIMPL domain-containing protein, with protein MGKLWMKPLGAVMVAGTLLVGGTAWVAPSNYAYAAEVQGVQQNVINVVGTGEIQVMPDIAYLSIGVNSTADTAASAQKANAAKIQKVSNLLKNTWKISADDIQTSQFYVQPNYTYSEKDGQKIKGYTAHHTLTVTYREMDKIGELLDAASQAGANNIENVRFTVEKPESFEAQVIEKAVANADVKAGAIAKAVKRQLGAVLSVSQGDANVPVFYASEALMSKASADSAGSTEIETGQVKVSTTLNITYEMK; from the coding sequence ATGGGTAAACTATGGATGAAACCGCTGGGCGCGGTGATGGTTGCAGGGACATTGCTTGTTGGAGGTACTGCGTGGGTGGCACCTAGTAATTATGCGTATGCTGCTGAGGTACAGGGGGTACAGCAAAACGTGATTAACGTTGTGGGTACAGGTGAGATTCAGGTGATGCCTGACATCGCTTATCTTTCCATTGGAGTGAACAGTACGGCAGATACGGCAGCTTCTGCTCAAAAAGCGAATGCAGCTAAAATTCAAAAGGTTAGCAATCTGCTGAAAAATACGTGGAAAATCAGTGCAGATGATATTCAAACCAGCCAGTTCTACGTACAGCCTAACTACACGTATAGTGAAAAAGACGGACAGAAGATCAAAGGGTACACAGCTCATCACACATTGACTGTAACGTACCGGGAGATGGATAAGATTGGTGAACTCCTGGATGCTGCATCCCAAGCTGGTGCCAACAATATTGAAAATGTTCGTTTTACGGTAGAAAAACCGGAGAGCTTTGAAGCTCAAGTAATTGAGAAAGCTGTTGCCAATGCGGATGTAAAAGCTGGAGCTATTGCAAAAGCGGTTAAACGTCAATTGGGTGCTGTTCTATCCGTAAGCCAAGGTGATGCCAATGTACCTGTGTTCTATGCAAGTGAGGCTCTGATGTCCAAAGCGTCAGCTGATTCTGCTGGTAGCACAGAAATTGAAACAGGACAGGTTAAAGTAAGCACAACGCTGAATATTACTTATGAAATGAAATAA
- a CDS encoding PdaC/SigV domain-containing protein: MTSWKKWTSALLAAGIIVGSGAVWQDSSVQAASVSTKVTTPTEVTLKSGGKTLTQKGLLQGGSTWVSLTAVKDVAGGSLKYDAKAKEYSLTAANNTMTISMIDGAPSVRVNNYYPQVEAKLINGRLYIPFSAMRDYLGVQGNWDGKAKTLTLSKVKQNSVTVKAATVKVSIKNAEVDIQYPQVSGLANDKAEAAINKVLKDEVDVFVADFKKKTKEFGDAAANRPYAFESTYVVTYNENGVLGLVTQRYEDYAGAHGMTTRSGHTFALDSGKELSLDDVIQNNKTVRETVSKKVGDQLKARGGYLEGYKGLNKDQDFYVTPTGAVVFFQLYEYTAYAEGFPEFPFTYKELLPKGTAPFSGLTANK; this comes from the coding sequence ATGACATCATGGAAAAAATGGACAAGTGCACTACTGGCGGCTGGAATTATTGTGGGGAGCGGGGCTGTATGGCAGGATAGTTCCGTACAGGCAGCTTCGGTATCGACAAAAGTGACAACACCTACAGAGGTAACTCTGAAATCAGGAGGTAAAACACTTACTCAAAAAGGACTCCTTCAAGGTGGATCTACTTGGGTATCACTTACCGCAGTGAAAGATGTTGCAGGTGGAAGCTTGAAATATGATGCGAAAGCTAAGGAGTACTCCTTAACGGCAGCTAATAATACAATGACCATCAGCATGATCGATGGGGCACCGAGTGTTAGAGTTAATAACTACTATCCGCAAGTGGAAGCAAAACTGATCAATGGCCGTTTGTACATTCCGTTTTCTGCAATGAGAGATTATTTGGGAGTTCAGGGCAACTGGGATGGAAAAGCCAAGACACTAACGCTGAGCAAAGTGAAGCAAAATAGCGTGACAGTCAAAGCGGCAACAGTAAAAGTCAGCATCAAGAACGCTGAAGTGGATATTCAATATCCTCAGGTGAGCGGACTGGCAAACGATAAGGCAGAAGCAGCTATCAACAAGGTGCTGAAAGATGAAGTTGATGTTTTTGTAGCAGATTTCAAAAAAAAAACCAAGGAATTTGGCGACGCGGCAGCGAACCGTCCATATGCATTTGAGAGCACTTATGTGGTGACGTACAACGAAAATGGTGTGTTGGGTCTGGTTACTCAACGTTATGAGGACTATGCTGGTGCACATGGTATGACGACTCGTTCAGGACACACCTTTGCCCTGGATTCCGGTAAGGAACTGAGTCTGGATGATGTGATTCAAAATAACAAAACCGTGCGTGAGACAGTAAGCAAAAAAGTGGGAGATCAGCTTAAAGCTCGTGGTGGCTACCTTGAAGGCTATAAAGGGCTGAATAAAGATCAGGACTTCTATGTAACACCAACAGGTGCAGTTGTATTCTTCCAGTTGTATGAGTACACAGCTTATGCGGAAGGCTTCCCGGAATTCCCGTTCACGTACAAAGAGTTGCTGCCTAAAGGCACAGCGCCATTTAGTGGCTTAACAGCCAACAAGTAA
- the clpP gene encoding ATP-dependent Clp endopeptidase proteolytic subunit ClpP gives MSYIPMVVEQSNRGERAYDIYSRLLKDRIIFLGSDVNDVVANAIMAQMLFLAAEDPEKDIHLYINSPGGSITAGMAIYDTMQFIKPDVSTICVGMAASMGAFLLNAGAKGKRFALPNSEIMIHQPLGGAQGQASDIEIRARRILKMRDTLNRIIAERSGQPLERIEKDTDRDYFMSAAEAADYGIIDKVIENVGSQGI, from the coding sequence GTGAGTTATATTCCAATGGTCGTTGAACAGAGCAACCGCGGTGAGCGCGCCTATGACATCTATTCCAGATTGCTGAAGGATCGCATCATCTTCCTTGGCAGTGATGTAAATGACGTTGTGGCGAATGCCATCATGGCACAGATGTTGTTCCTAGCTGCGGAAGATCCGGAGAAAGACATTCACTTATACATCAATAGCCCAGGCGGATCCATTACAGCCGGTATGGCAATTTACGATACAATGCAATTCATCAAACCGGATGTATCTACCATCTGTGTCGGTATGGCAGCTTCCATGGGTGCATTCCTGTTGAACGCAGGTGCCAAAGGTAAACGTTTTGCATTGCCTAACAGCGAAATTATGATTCACCAACCACTTGGTGGTGCGCAAGGTCAGGCTTCGGACATCGAAATTCGTGCCCGCCGCATCCTGAAAATGCGTGATACCTTGAACCGTATCATCGCTGAGCGCTCAGGCCAACCGCTGGAGCGTATCGAGAAAGACACAGATCGTGACTACTTTATGAGTGCTGCTGAAGCTGCTGATTACGGTATCATCGATAAAGTCATCGAAAACGTAGGTTCCCAAGGCATCTAA